The Acetomicrobium flavidum genome window below encodes:
- the rpsL gene encoding 30S ribosomal protein S12, whose product MATINQLIRQGREEKKKRSGAPALQGNPQKRGVCTRVYTVTPKKPNSALRKVARVRLTNGIEVTAYIPGIGHNLQEHSVVLVRGGRVKDLPGVRYHIIRGALDCGGVENRRQGRSKYGVRKPKS is encoded by the coding sequence GTGGCTACCATAAATCAGTTGATACGCCAAGGGCGTGAAGAGAAGAAAAAACGTTCCGGAGCTCCTGCGTTGCAGGGGAATCCTCAAAAGAGAGGGGTTTGTACCAGGGTATATACCGTTACCCCGAAGAAGCCTAACTCCGCCTTGAGGAAGGTCGCCCGCGTTAGGTTGACGAACGGAATAGAGGTTACGGCCTATATTCCGGGCATAGGGCACAACCTCCAGGAACACTCGGTAGTGTTGGTTCGAGGCGGACGTGTCAAGGACTTGCCCGGTGTCCGTTATCATATCATACGCGGAGCACTCGATTGCGGCGGGGTAGAAAATCGCCGCCAGGGCAGATCCAAGTACGGCGTGAGGAAGCCTAAGTCCTAA
- the rpsG gene encoding 30S ribosomal protein S7, whose translation MPRKGHVTKRKVSPDPMFRSEAITKFIHSVMYDGKKSVAERIVYGALQQAAKRLNVNPDEVFDKALENVKPLIEVRPRRVGGATYQVPVEVAPDRAQALAIRWIINSARSRKGIPMTERLAREFVDAYKGEGAAVKKREDTHKMAEANRAFAHYRW comes from the coding sequence ATGCCGCGAAAGGGGCATGTGACTAAAAGGAAGGTCAGTCCGGATCCGATGTTCAGGAGTGAGGCAATAACCAAGTTCATCCACTCCGTAATGTATGATGGCAAGAAGAGCGTTGCCGAGCGGATTGTCTATGGAGCTTTACAGCAAGCTGCCAAGAGGCTTAACGTAAATCCCGATGAGGTATTCGATAAGGCCTTGGAAAACGTTAAGCCATTGATCGAGGTCAGGCCCAGACGCGTAGGCGGAGCCACTTACCAAGTTCCCGTGGAGGTTGCTCCGGATCGCGCGCAGGCCTTGGCAATTCGATGGATCATAAATAGCGCCAGATCCCGTAAGGGTATCCCCATGACCGAGCGTTTGGCCAGGGAGTTCGTGGATGCCTACAAAGGAGAAGGTGCAGCAGTAAAGAAAAGAGAAGATACGCATAAGATGGCCGAGGCCAACAGGGCATTCGCTCACTATCGTTGGTAA
- the fusA gene encoding elongation factor G: protein MSDGGIDIRSIRNIGIAAHIDAGKTTTSERILFYTGKIHKIGEVHEGAATMDFMEQERERGITISSAATTCYWKNHMINLIDTPGHVDFTMEVERSLRVLDGAVAVFCAVGGVEPQSETVWRQLDKYKVPRIAFVNKMDRVGANFFDVMSQIEERLGATPVPIQLPMGCEEAFAGIIDLVEMRAIEYTDELGTRMELEEIPQAYVDEAQKWRERLVESLAEVDDEIMEAYLDGKEVSREKIKEALRFGTINLKLVPLLCGSALKNKGIQLLLDAVIDYLPSPLDIPPIKGVNPLTGEEVVRHTDPEGPLTALAFKVLVDPYVGRVVYTRIYCGTLHTGMSVLNATTGRKERVGRILRIHANKREDIDSAFAGTIIAIPGLKGTRTGDTLCDEKEPIVLEGMNIPEPVISLAIEPASKADQVKLSKGLAALSEEDPTFRVAIDHETGQTIISGMGELHLEIIVDRLRREFGVDVRVGKPQVAYREAIKKPAKGEGKFIRQSGGRGQYGHVVLEVEPLPGHSGYEFEDKIVGGVIPKEFIPAVQKGVEEALTSGIVGGFPVIGVKVSLVDGSFHEVDSSEMAFKIAASMAFKEAMRKANPVLMEPIMEVEVVTPEEYLGDVMGDLSSRRGRIEGMTTRSGAKVVKAYVPLAEMFGYASALRNKTSGRATFTMKFSHYEEVPAEVAEKLLASAS, encoded by the coding sequence ATGAGCGATGGCGGGATAGATATCCGAAGCATTCGTAACATAGGCATAGCTGCCCATATAGATGCAGGTAAGACTACGACTTCGGAGCGAATATTGTTTTATACGGGAAAGATTCACAAAATAGGTGAAGTTCATGAAGGCGCTGCTACCATGGACTTCATGGAGCAGGAGCGGGAACGCGGCATAACCATATCGTCGGCGGCCACAACGTGTTATTGGAAAAATCATATGATCAACCTAATTGATACACCCGGGCACGTGGATTTTACGATGGAGGTTGAACGCTCGCTCAGGGTGTTGGATGGGGCCGTTGCGGTGTTCTGTGCCGTTGGCGGTGTTGAACCTCAATCCGAGACGGTGTGGCGTCAACTTGACAAGTATAAGGTACCGAGGATCGCCTTTGTGAACAAGATGGACAGGGTCGGGGCCAACTTCTTCGACGTTATGTCGCAGATAGAGGAACGCTTGGGTGCAACTCCTGTGCCAATCCAGCTTCCCATGGGTTGCGAGGAGGCCTTTGCAGGTATAATAGATCTCGTCGAGATGAGGGCCATAGAGTATACCGATGAGCTGGGCACTCGAATGGAGCTGGAAGAAATTCCGCAAGCTTACGTCGATGAAGCGCAAAAATGGCGCGAGCGCCTCGTAGAGTCCCTGGCCGAGGTGGATGACGAAATCATGGAAGCTTACCTTGACGGCAAGGAAGTCTCTCGCGAGAAGATCAAAGAGGCTTTGCGTTTCGGGACCATAAACTTAAAGCTGGTTCCGCTTCTTTGCGGATCTGCCCTTAAAAATAAGGGCATTCAGCTGTTGCTGGATGCGGTCATCGATTATTTGCCGTCTCCGCTCGACATTCCTCCCATCAAGGGCGTTAATCCCTTAACGGGCGAGGAGGTCGTGCGCCATACGGATCCAGAGGGACCGCTTACGGCTCTGGCCTTTAAGGTCCTGGTCGATCCTTACGTTGGACGGGTCGTCTACACCAGGATATACTGCGGTACGTTGCATACGGGCATGTCAGTGCTCAATGCCACGACCGGGCGCAAGGAACGCGTCGGCAGAATCTTGAGGATCCATGCCAACAAGCGTGAAGATATCGATTCTGCCTTTGCCGGCACCATAATTGCCATCCCGGGGCTTAAGGGTACCAGGACGGGAGATACGCTGTGCGATGAAAAGGAGCCAATAGTGCTAGAGGGAATGAACATCCCCGAACCCGTAATCTCCTTGGCCATAGAGCCGGCGAGCAAGGCCGATCAGGTCAAGTTGTCCAAGGGGTTGGCTGCCCTTTCGGAGGAAGACCCGACGTTTAGGGTGGCAATAGATCATGAGACCGGTCAGACCATTATTTCCGGCATGGGCGAGCTGCACCTCGAGATCATAGTCGACAGACTAAGAAGGGAATTCGGCGTCGATGTCAGGGTAGGTAAGCCACAGGTGGCTTATCGCGAGGCCATAAAGAAGCCCGCCAAGGGAGAGGGTAAGTTCATACGCCAGTCCGGCGGCCGTGGCCAGTACGGGCATGTCGTGCTGGAGGTAGAGCCGCTTCCAGGGCACTCCGGTTACGAGTTCGAGGACAAGATCGTCGGCGGCGTCATACCCAAGGAGTTCATACCGGCTGTCCAAAAGGGAGTGGAGGAAGCCCTTACCAGCGGTATCGTTGGGGGATTCCCCGTGATTGGAGTCAAGGTCTCCCTGGTTGACGGAAGCTTTCATGAAGTGGACAGCTCCGAGATGGCCTTCAAGATAGCTGCCTCCATGGCATTTAAGGAGGCCATGAGAAAGGCCAATCCCGTTTTGATGGAGCCGATAATGGAGGTTGAGGTCGTAACCCCCGAGGAATACCTGGGCGATGTGATGGGAGACCTATCCTCGAGAAGGGGCAGAATTGAGGGCATGACCACAAGGTCGGGAGCCAAGGTCGTAAAGGCTTATGTTCCGTTGGCCGAGATGTTCGGATACGCAAGCGCGCTTAGGAATAAGACTTCCGGTAGGGCGACGTTTACGATGAAGTTCAGCCACTACGAGGAAGTGCCGGCCGAAGTGGCCGAAAAACTCTTGGCGTCAGCATCTTAG
- the rplC gene encoding 50S ribosomal protein L3: MSLGILGLKVGMTQIYDDQGIAIPVTVVEAGPCTVVALRRPEIEKYTALVLGFGKVKPSRLNKPLQGVFKSAGVEPKRWLREFRVDDVAGFEVGQTIDVSIFEVGEVVDVTGTSKGKGYAGVMKRHGFGGGPASHGASLFHRRSGSSGANSFPSHVFKGKTMPGRMGNERVTVKNLSIVAIDKENNLLLIKGAIPGPRNGLVVVRKKEG; the protein is encoded by the coding sequence ATGAGTTTAGGGATATTAGGCTTGAAAGTGGGAATGACCCAAATATATGACGATCAGGGCATAGCGATACCGGTGACCGTAGTAGAAGCAGGTCCCTGTACTGTCGTTGCCTTGAGAAGGCCGGAAATTGAAAAATATACGGCCTTGGTATTGGGTTTCGGGAAGGTTAAGCCAAGCAGGTTGAACAAGCCCTTGCAGGGAGTATTTAAAAGTGCCGGCGTGGAGCCGAAGCGTTGGTTGCGTGAATTTCGCGTGGACGACGTGGCAGGCTTTGAAGTTGGGCAGACCATTGACGTCTCCATCTTTGAAGTAGGCGAGGTCGTTGACGTCACCGGTACCAGTAAGGGTAAGGGTTATGCGGGCGTCATGAAGCGACACGGTTTCGGCGGAGGTCCTGCAAGCCACGGTGCTTCCCTGTTTCACAGGAGATCGGGGTCATCGGGAGCAAACAGCTTCCCCAGCCATGTCTTCAAGGGCAAGACGATGCCCGGTCGTATGGGAAATGAAAGGGTAACCGTCAAAAACCTTTCTATCGTGGCCATAGACAAAGAGAACAATCTCTTATTGATCAAAGGTGCCATTCCGGGGCCGCGCAACGGCCTTGTCGTGGTGCGCAAGAAGGAGGGCTAG
- the rpsJ gene encoding 30S ribosomal protein S10 — MAQNIRIKLKAFDHRVLDASALQIADTAKRTGAKVSGPIPLPTVINKYTVLKSPHKDKDAREQFEVRTHKRLIDIIDPTQKTMEALMQLNLPSGVDIQIQL; from the coding sequence ATGGCTCAAAACATAAGGATTAAATTAAAGGCCTTTGATCATAGGGTTTTAGACGCATCAGCGTTACAGATCGCGGACACGGCTAAAAGGACAGGGGCAAAGGTATCCGGTCCTATACCTTTGCCTACGGTGATCAACAAGTACACGGTGCTAAAGTCACCACATAAAGATAAGGATGCGAGGGAACAGTTTGAAGTGCGCACTCATAAGCGCCTGATAGATATAATAGATCCCACGCAGAAGACCATGGAAGCGCTGATGCAGCTGAACCTCCCTTCAGGAGTGGATATACAGATACAACTCTAA
- the rplD gene encoding 50S ribosomal protein L4 — MPTVDVIGIDGQKVGEVALADEVFASRIHVPAMHQVVVAYLAAQRQGTHSTKTRGEVRGGGRKPWRQKHTGRARQGSIRSPLWIKGGVAHGPKPRSYDQKVNKKVRRLAMRSALSLKLKENKLLLVEGIESLSYKTKDMCAFLANVNAQDKPLMVIHESMPSVYMASQNIPGMKVLHVDGINVYEILNHEHLILTKDAAQRLEEVYSA, encoded by the coding sequence ATGCCTACTGTCGACGTAATTGGGATCGATGGACAAAAGGTGGGCGAAGTTGCCCTTGCCGATGAGGTCTTTGCATCCAGGATACATGTGCCTGCCATGCATCAGGTCGTAGTGGCTTACCTGGCGGCACAAAGACAGGGGACACATTCCACGAAGACGAGAGGAGAAGTCCGCGGTGGCGGGAGGAAGCCCTGGAGGCAAAAGCACACCGGACGGGCAAGGCAGGGAAGTATACGCTCTCCTCTGTGGATCAAAGGAGGAGTTGCGCATGGTCCAAAGCCGCGCTCTTACGATCAGAAGGTCAACAAAAAAGTAAGACGCCTGGCCATGAGAAGCGCCTTGAGCCTGAAGCTAAAGGAAAATAAATTGCTCTTGGTCGAGGGCATCGAATCGCTGTCCTACAAGACGAAGGATATGTGTGCCTTTTTGGCAAATGTCAATGCTCAGGATAAACCGTTGATGGTGATCCACGAGTCCATGCCATCCGTCTACATGGCTTCTCAGAATATACCGGGCATGAAGGTCTTGCACGTGGATGGCATCAACGTGTATGAGATCCTAAACCATGAGCATCTGATCTTGACAAAAGATGCGGCTCAAAGGCTGGAGGAGGTGTACTCGGCATGA
- the rplB gene encoding 50S ribosomal protein L2, with the protein MGIKKYKPTTPGRRQMAVSDFSDITRDEAEKSLVVSLKKNSAGRNNFGRITANHRGGGHKRLYRVVDFKRDKFGVPGKVAAIEYDPNRSSRIALIHYLDGEKRYILAPVGLNVGDTVMAGEGADIKPGNALKLRDIPVGTFVHNVELQPGRGGVMARSAGAQVQIMAKEGKYVLLRMPSGEIRYVLQDCMATVGQVGNVEHENEVHGKAGRKRWLGRKPRTRPIAMNPVDHPLGGGEGRTKSNKHPVSATGVPAKGYKTRRPKKASSKYIVRRRNAS; encoded by the coding sequence ATGGGAATCAAAAAATATAAACCCACTACTCCCGGGAGACGTCAAATGGCCGTTTCGGATTTTTCCGATATCACGAGAGACGAAGCCGAAAAAAGCTTAGTAGTCTCGTTGAAGAAGAATTCGGCCGGGAGGAATAACTTCGGAAGGATTACGGCAAACCATCGTGGGGGCGGACACAAGAGGTTATACCGGGTCGTAGACTTCAAGCGGGATAAATTCGGCGTTCCCGGCAAGGTAGCTGCCATAGAGTACGATCCTAACAGGTCCTCAAGGATAGCGCTCATACATTATCTGGACGGCGAGAAGCGCTATATTCTGGCCCCTGTAGGATTGAACGTAGGCGATACGGTCATGGCCGGCGAGGGTGCTGACATAAAACCGGGCAATGCCTTAAAGCTTCGAGATATACCGGTTGGCACATTTGTCCACAACGTCGAGCTCCAGCCCGGTCGCGGTGGCGTCATGGCCCGTTCTGCAGGCGCTCAAGTTCAGATCATGGCCAAAGAGGGAAAATATGTACTGCTCAGGATGCCCAGCGGTGAGATAAGGTACGTCTTGCAGGATTGCATGGCTACCGTCGGCCAGGTGGGCAACGTGGAACACGAAAATGAAGTTCATGGAAAGGCCGGTAGGAAGAGGTGGCTTGGCAGAAAGCCTCGCACCAGGCCTATAGCGATGAACCCTGTCGACCATCCGCTCGGTGGCGGCGAAGGCAGGACCAAGTCCAACAAGCATCCGGTTTCTGCCACGGGAGTTCCGGCCAAGGGGTATAAGACCCGCAGGCCCAAGAAGGCATCGAGCAAGTATATCGTTCGTCGCAGAAACGCTTCATAA
- the tuf gene encoding elongation factor Tu: MAKSKFERVKPHLNIGTIGHIDHGKTTLTAAITRVLSTAGFADFTPFDQIDKAPEERERGITISISHVEYQTEHRHYAHIDCPGHADYIKNMITGAAQMDGAILVVSAADGPMPQTREHVLLARQVNVPVIVVFMNKVDMVDDEELLDLVEMEVRELLSSYGFPGDEVPVIRGSALKALECGCGKRDCPWCGKIWELMDACDSYIPLPERPVDQPFLMPIEDVFSITGRGTVVTGRVERGRITPGEEVEIVGMREDKIKTVATSLEMFRKVLDEAIAGDNIGILLRGVDKEDVERGQVVAKPGTITPHKHFKAEIYVLKKEEGGRHTPFFNGYKPQFYFRTTDVTGEITLPEGVEMVMPGDNANIEVKLIVPVALEKGLRFAIREGGRTVGAGVVTDILDK, from the coding sequence ATGGCAAAGTCTAAGTTTGAAAGGGTAAAACCGCATCTAAACATAGGAACCATAGGACATATCGACCACGGCAAGACCACCTTGACCGCAGCCATAACGAGGGTACTGTCCACGGCAGGGTTTGCCGACTTCACCCCCTTCGACCAGATAGACAAGGCCCCTGAGGAGAGGGAAAGAGGCATAACCATTAGCATATCCCACGTGGAGTATCAGACCGAACACAGGCATTACGCCCACATCGACTGCCCCGGACACGCCGACTACATAAAGAACATGATCACCGGAGCAGCCCAGATGGATGGAGCCATACTCGTCGTATCTGCCGCAGACGGCCCCATGCCCCAGACGAGGGAACACGTCCTTCTGGCAAGGCAGGTAAACGTCCCCGTAATAGTGGTCTTCATGAACAAGGTGGACATGGTTGACGACGAGGAATTGCTCGACCTGGTCGAGATGGAGGTAAGGGAGCTGCTTTCAAGCTACGGATTTCCCGGAGACGAAGTGCCCGTGATAAGGGGCTCTGCATTGAAGGCCCTCGAGTGCGGTTGCGGCAAGAGGGATTGCCCCTGGTGCGGAAAGATATGGGAGCTCATGGACGCCTGCGACAGCTACATACCTCTTCCCGAGCGACCGGTGGATCAGCCCTTCCTGATGCCCATAGAGGACGTATTCTCCATAACGGGCCGCGGCACCGTCGTGACCGGCAGGGTTGAGCGCGGAAGGATAACCCCCGGCGAGGAAGTAGAGATCGTGGGGATGAGGGAGGACAAGATAAAGACCGTGGCCACTTCGCTCGAGATGTTCAGGAAGGTCTTGGACGAGGCCATAGCCGGAGACAACATAGGGATACTTTTGAGGGGCGTCGACAAGGAGGACGTTGAAAGAGGACAGGTCGTCGCAAAGCCCGGCACCATAACCCCTCACAAGCACTTCAAGGCGGAGATATACGTCTTGAAGAAGGAGGAAGGCGGAAGGCACACCCCCTTCTTCAACGGATATAAGCCGCAGTTCTACTTCAGGACCACCGACGTCACCGGCGAGATAACCCTTCCCGAGGGAGTCGAGATGGTCATGCCCGGCGACAACGCCAACATAGAGGTAAAGCTGATAGTCCCCGTAGCCCTGGAGAAGGGCTTGAGGTTTGCCATAAGGGAAGGCGGTCGTACGGTAGGTGCCGGCGTAGTGACCGATATACTGGATAAGTAA
- a CDS encoding ribosomal L7Ae/L30e/S12e/Gadd45 family protein, producing MPLQELIEGDRVVGAKSVLRRMLRSEIEKVFIARDADAEVSEPVLREAEIRKIPVEWVDSSKVLGRACVIERPAAVAGLLKCRQAKEA from the coding sequence ATGCCTTTACAGGAGCTTATAGAAGGCGATCGCGTCGTGGGAGCCAAGAGTGTCCTTCGCAGGATGTTGAGGTCGGAAATCGAAAAAGTATTCATTGCCCGCGATGCCGATGCCGAGGTCAGTGAGCCGGTCTTGAGGGAAGCGGAGATTAGAAAGATACCGGTGGAATGGGTCGACAGTTCCAAGGTCCTGGGTAGGGCATGTGTTATAGAGAGACCTGCAGCAGTTGCGGGCTTGTTGAAATGTAGGCAGGCAAAGGAAGCCTAG
- the rplW gene encoding 50S ribosomal protein L23, producing MNLTAYDIILRPIITEKSNRHMAYNKYTFEVHPDANKVEIKKAIEEIFSVKVDKVHTVNMKPKPKRLGRFLGRSKGWKKAIVTLAPGERIEFFEGVRT from the coding sequence ATGAATTTAACTGCCTACGATATCATTTTACGGCCCATCATAACGGAGAAGAGCAACAGGCATATGGCCTACAACAAGTACACCTTTGAGGTGCATCCCGATGCCAATAAGGTGGAGATCAAGAAGGCTATAGAAGAGATATTTTCGGTCAAGGTCGACAAGGTACATACCGTAAACATGAAGCCAAAACCTAAGCGCCTTGGTCGATTTTTAGGACGCTCGAAAGGGTGGAAAAAAGCTATCGTCACATTGGCTCCCGGCGAGCGCATCGAGTTTTTTGAGGGCGTAAGGACGTAA